A genomic segment from Triticum dicoccoides isolate Atlit2015 ecotype Zavitan chromosome 1A, WEW_v2.0, whole genome shotgun sequence encodes:
- the LOC119271038 gene encoding tetraspanin-10-like, with the protein MGGSSTSTFVIRWINFLTMILAILVVGFGFWMSTHNDECRRSLTIPVMGLGGVIFLMSLAGFVGAWKNISCLLWTYLIMLFVVLVAIMVFTVLAFIITNTGTGHAVPGSSYKEYRLQDYSSWFVKQLNDTDKWTHLRSCLVKSDDCNSLSKRYKTLKQYKLADLTPIESGCCRPPAECGYPALNASNFDLSYHPVSTNVDCKLYKNDRSLRCYDCNSCKAGVAQYMKTEWRVVAIFNVILFVILSFVYFVGCCARRHAGGSDSKVPGR; encoded by the exons ATACTGGCGATACTTGTGGTGGGTTTTGGGTTCTGGATGAGCACCCACAATGACGAGTGCCGACGGTCACTGACGATCCCTGTCATGGGTCTTGGAGGAGTCATTTTTCTCAT GTCGCTGGCGGGATTCGTGGGTGCTTGGAAGAACATTTCCTGCTTGCTTTGGACA TATCTAATAATGCTGTTCGTGGTCCTGGTGGCAATCATGGTCTTCACAGTGCTTGC GTTTATCATTACAAATACTGGAACTGGTCATGCTGTCCCTGGGTCCAG CTATAAAGAGTATCGTCTTCAGGACTACAGTTCTTGGTTCGTCAAACAG CTCAATGACACTGATAAATGGACTCATCTGAGAAGTTGCCTTGTGAAGTCGGATGATTGCAATAGCTTGTCAAAAAGATATAAG ACTCTAAAACAATACAAGCTCGCTGATTTGACTCCCATTGAGTCTGGCTGTTGCCGCCCACCAGCGGA GTGTGGATATCCAGCTTTGAATGCTTCCAATTTTGATCTGAGCTACCATCCGGTGAGCACAAACGTCGACTGCAAACTGTACAAAAATGATCGGTCCCTCAGGTGCTATGACTGTAATTCTTGCAA AGCTGGGGTTGCACAATACATGAAGACAGAGTGGCGGGTGGTTGCCATCTTCAatgtgatattgtttgtcattttg TCATTCGTGTACTTTGTTGGCTGCTGCGCACGTCGACATGCTGGAGGTAGCGATTCTAAAGTTCCTGGAAGATGA